In Candidatus Contubernalis alkalaceticus, the genomic window TGTGCGTTTTGAAACCATTTATAAAAAAGGGGGAATTCTTTTTCTCCTACAGCCGGGGGTTTCTCTTTTTTAGGCAATTCTGAAAGCAGCGAAACCATAGGGTTGGGCTGTGGAAAGAGGCTGCCTCCCCTTATGTCCAGGTTTCCACATAATGACTGCAGCAAGTAGATAGCCCGCAATCCTTGGAAACCATTAGACTGCAGCTCCAGGGCAATGCCTGGTGAAATACAAGCCGGAGAATTACTTCCATAGAGTTTCGCAGCTTTTTCTATTTTCCTTTGGGGAATCCCTGTGATTTTCTCGATTTTTTCTAGGGGATAACTTTTTAAATACTCCACCAGGTAGTCCAGGCCGATAATCCAGTTGTTTACGAAATTGCTATTATATAGTTTCTCTTTTAGGATTACCTGGATGAACCCCAGAGCCAGTGCTCCGTCGGTTCCGGGACGAGGCTGCAGGTGTAGATCGGCTTTTTTTGCCATAAATGTTTCTCTAGGGTCAATTACTATCAGTTTTCCTCCGTTTCTTCGAGCCTTGGTTATAAGGTTAGCAGCAAGAGGGGATGTTACTGATGGATTAGACCCCCACAACACGATGCAGCGACTGTTTCCAAAATCCGGGACTGGAAGAGTCCCTATAGTAACTGATGCGGCCAGAAACTTAGAGAAGTGACAGTGACTTCCGGGTGTGGAAAAGTTGGGAGTTCCAAAGGCCTGGCAGAAAAGATTATAATATGAAGTAAATTCTCTGCCTACTCCCGGATATCCTACGTGTACTGCCAGAGCCTGGGGCCCATATTGGGCCTTAATTTTTTTTAGCTGATCTGCCAAAAAGTCCAAAGCACTATCCCAAGAAATTTTCGACCAGCTTCCCCCCTTGTTTTTTTTAAGGGGATATCTCAATCGGTCGGGAGCATGTATGATAGAAGCTAACGCTTTTCCTTTTGAACAAAGATAACCTTTGCTGACGGGGTGATTTTTTTGTCCATTGACCTCTATAATTTTGTTGCCCTTAATGCTTAGAATTAATCCGCAGTGGGCAGTACAGATTCCACATACAGTAGTAATGTTATTTATTTTATCTATTTTTCTGGTTTTTTTGACTGATTCCATTTTTTTCTCCTTTTTTTTATTATTAGTATATAAATTCCTCTAATTAACATTTAAAACCTTTTAAACTTATATTCCATTAGGTTATATAGATAGAGGAAAAGCTAATAATTAGGAATTATTTTATAAACACGTTGATAAGGAGCGAATAATACTTGAAATCCAGCACCTGGTAGAAGCGAGAACGTAATAAATAGTCCTAACCTTAATTGTTTTATAACTTATATTTGAGTATAATGCTAATAGAGGTGATAATCTTGAAAAAAATAATAAGGACTAAAAGAATAGAGACTAAAAAAATAAGGCCCAAAAGATTAAACACAAAGAGAGTAATTGCAAGTGTAGGAGCTTCATTAGCATTTGAAGGTTTAAAACCAAGTATGCATGCACAGGTAGTTGGAAAACGGTATTTGGAAGGTAAAATTAGTAGTAGTGAGGCTATTGCTAAAGTTAAAGCAAAACACGCATCTAGCTTTAGGGATAAATAATGAACAGCAGGAGCGGTTTTTCTAGATATGACCGTAAACAAAATGACCAATCTAAATATTGTTATAAAGATACTGAAATCTTAATAAATAAAGAGAATATTAGGGATGAAAAAGCTTTAGCAAAATATGAAGCTGACATAACGCTAATTCGGCAATACGAACTTGAAGAAGAACAACCTGTTAGAGGAAGATTTGGGATTACTCATATTAAGAGGATACACCGGTATATATTTCAAGACATTTATCCTTTTTCTGGTAAATTTAGAACTGAAAACATTCGCAAGGGCCTAACAGAATTTTGTAAAAGCCAGTATATAGAAGAAAATCTAGATAGTCTACTTAATGAACTGAAAAGGGACAGGTTTTTAATAGGATTGAGTGCGGAAAAATTTTCTGAAAAGGCAGCCTATTACATGTCTGAAATAAATATAATTCACCCGTTTAGAGAAGGGAATGGCCGAGGCATAAGGGAGTTTATACGTCAATTAGCGTTAAAATGTGGCTATATTATTAACTGGTCTTTAATTGGGTCGGAAGCACTGTTAAAGGCAACCATTACTGCTGCAGCTGATAGTAATTATAGACCATTGGCTGATTGTATTTTTGAAGTCATAGAAAACAAGTAAATACATTTTTATAGTTATAGGTGTCATAACAGATTGAGATTGATAACTTGAATAACCCTCAAAACCATCCACTTATCCTTACATTGATCATCCTGCAGTTGAGTGTCCTCGTCTTTTTTTATTTTCCGGAATTAACAAAATGGTATTACCTTTTATACTTAACCCCGTGGTTAGTAAGATAGGGTTAAAGGGTTATAGATGATATTCGCCATAAGTTTGAAGTACTCGGTAATTCGGATGTATTCCTTCCACAAATTCTCGATAGAAAGTCAAGAAAGTCAAGGAAAGTCAAGGGGACGTTTTGTTTGACTTGCATACCTGGCCTCGGATATTTACCCCTCTATTAGAAGTTTATTGTGCTTAAGTACACAGAGCTGAAAAAATGTTAACCAAATGAATAATATATGCCGCCACTTTCATTGTAGCTTTTCTTAGCAGCTTCAAGTATTTCCTGGTTTTCAAGGTCTCGCTTACTGGGTCTCTATTTTTCCAGCCGTATGACAAAACTAGACATTTTACTACAAAGGAATTGCACTATTTTTGCAGAAATAAAAAGTAAATAGAATAATTATCCAATAACTGTGACTTCAAATTATTGAAGATGGCTGAGATAATAAGTAATTCATTATTTTAAGAGGTCTTTGTATTAATGAAAGCTTGCAGTCCTAAGTAAAGCAGTTAAAAATCTAATAAGGGAAACATTTAACTTTATGAGCAGTGAATCAGATCAAACATGGGTAGCTTTAGCCTGGATACTTATTATTGTGTTAGGGATTTCTATATATAATAATGCTCAGCATGAGCAACAAGCTGCTGAGCCTGTTACTACGTACCCAGAAATAGTGCAGCCGCTATTTAATGAACCAATTCAACCATTACCTAAGCATGGAACAACAGTAGAGTACTCTGAGGAGGAAGCGATTGCTCCTTTTAAAATAATAACCAAGCCACAAGAGCTGTTCTATTTTATTAAAGTAGTTGAATGGGATTCAAAGCGCCCCGTATTAACAATATTTATTCACTCAGGCCAGGATGTTGATCTTTTGATGCCCATAGGCTCTTATGAAATAAGATTTGCTTCAGGTAAGACGTGGCATGGAGAGGAGCATCTGTTTGGTTCTAGAACAAATTATGAAAAAGCTGATGAAAGGTTTAATTTTACCATCTCAGGACAACAAGTTTTTGGCTATACCTTACAACTTATTGATCAGCAAGATGGAAATTTAAAAAAAGTTAAAATGAAAGCGGATGAATTTTAGAAAAAAATTCGCGAAGCAATATAACAAAACCCCCGGTTCCTTTATTTACTTAAAAGGTAAGCGTCTAATAAGTCAGTGGATATAAAAAAAGCAAAAACTAGTGTAAACTAAGTTTTTGCCTCTTTTTCTTTACTTGCAGTTTTCCTGGACATCCTGACTCCATGGAAGATAATCTTCAA contains:
- a CDS encoding molybdopterin-containing oxidoreductase family protein, whose product is MESVKKTRKIDKINNITTVCGICTAHCGLILSIKGNKIIEVNGQKNHPVSKGYLCSKGKALASIIHAPDRLRYPLKKNKGGSWSKISWDSALDFLADQLKKIKAQYGPQALAVHVGYPGVGREFTSYYNLFCQAFGTPNFSTPGSHCHFSKFLAASVTIGTLPVPDFGNSRCIVLWGSNPSVTSPLAANLITKARRNGGKLIVIDPRETFMAKKADLHLQPRPGTDGALALGFIQVILKEKLYNSNFVNNWIIGLDYLVEYLKSYPLEKIEKITGIPQRKIEKAAKLYGSNSPACISPGIALELQSNGFQGLRAIYLLQSLCGNLDIRGGSLFPQPNPMVSLLSELPKKEKPPAVGEKEFPLFYKWFQNAQAGRYIDAILEEKPYSIKAMLIAAGNPMLTWPNSNRVKSALGKLEFVGVIDHFLTETAKQADLVLPAASFLGRLDLFSSNGITGFQKVYPVKKILKEDIPSDWKICRQLMKRLNMEHYFPWNSEEDVINHRLNSLGITFEELCEKGSLEWNYHEKKYIKNGFLTPSGKVEVYCKQLEKLGYDPLPIYKETAESPVSTPELKQDYPLILTTGTRDMPYIHSRFHNIPPLRQLSPEPLLEIHRETAEKMALKNNDKVMLESPRGRLQVLIKTSLDILPGVISLSHGWEEANANLLVDDKNLDPVSGFPPCRALLARIEKIADLDE
- a CDS encoding antitoxin VbhA family protein, which codes for MKKIIRTKRIETKKIRPKRLNTKRVIASVGASLAFEGLKPSMHAQVVGKRYLEGKISSSEAIAKVKAKHASSFRDK
- a CDS encoding Fic/DOC family protein; the protein is MNSRSGFSRYDRKQNDQSKYCYKDTEILINKENIRDEKALAKYEADITLIRQYELEEEQPVRGRFGITHIKRIHRYIFQDIYPFSGKFRTENIRKGLTEFCKSQYIEENLDSLLNELKRDRFLIGLSAEKFSEKAAYYMSEINIIHPFREGNGRGIREFIRQLALKCGYIINWSLIGSEALLKATITAAADSNYRPLADCIFEVIENK